The Flavobacteriales bacterium DNA segment TCACTTTAGGCGCTATTGCCGGATATTTCAGAGGTGTGACCGATGGATTGATCATGTGGTTGATCAACGTCATATGGTCGATTCCCACACTGCTGATGGTCATCGCCATCACCTTGGTGATGGGGAAGGGATTTGTACAGGTATTCATTGCAGTTGGGCTCACGATGTGGGTAGAGGTGGCCCGAGTGGTGAGAGGGCAATTCCTAAGCATCCGTGAATTGCCCTATCTCGAAGCAGGCCGCTCCATGGGATATAGTTCCCGGCGGCTCATCTTCAAACACATGCTGCCCAATGCCATGGGACCTGTCATTGTGATATCTGCTGCCAATTTCGCCTCAGCCATCCTGATCGAGGCCGGCTTGAGCTTTCTAGGCATAGGAACACAGATTCCTATGCCTTCTTGGGGAGGGATGATCAAAGAGCATTATGCATATATCACTACAGATATGGCCTATTTGGCCATTCTTCCAGGGATATGTATCACATTACTGGTGCTCTCCCTTATGCTGATAGGAAACCGCTTGCGCGATATCTTGGATGTGAGAACGGCCTAAGAAAGCTCCCTCAAAAACAGATTAGAAAGGTAGGTCGTCATCTTCTTGAGGAAGAGGCGGAATAGCCGTAGGAGCAGGAGCTGACGCACTTGCTTGAGGTGCTACCGTATCAGCAGTACGTTCGACTTTCCAAACATCGAGCGAGTTGAAGAATTTCACTTCGTTCTGGGGTGAAGTCCACTCACGTCCACGTATGTTGAACATGATCTTTATCTCTTCGCCTTCCACGAATCCATTGAGCAGGTCGCAATTATCCTGGGTCAATTGGAAAAGGATGTGCTGCGGATAATTGGATGAATCATCCGTGAGTACGAATTCTCTTTTTCTGAATGTATCGGTGATCTGCTGAGTCTCTTTGATCACTTTTATCTTGCCTACGATGGAAAATGCCATTCTACTACTGAAATTGAAATATAAGAGCCTCGAAGGTACGGTTTGTACATGAAAAAAGGTCCATCGGCACTGCCGATGGACCTTTTCAAGTCGTTTAGTTTTCAACGAATTATTCGATCACCAATCGTTGGATGCTGAATCCTTCCGAATTGAGGACTCTCACCATATAGATGCCTGCTTCGAGCTCTTCCAGATCGAGTATGACAGGTCGGGTCGCTTCGAGAACGGCTCTCTCTACGTAGGTCGTACGTCCATTCATGTCGATGACCTCGATGTCTACAAGTCCGTTCATGTCGCCTGAAGTCAATGTCACCTGACCTTCAGAAGGGTTCGGGAACAAAGAGAAACCTTGGCTGACGAATTCTTCGACCGAAATCACATCCTCGAACACTCTGATTCCGAATTCTCCATCTTGCTCGGCCCAACCATCAACTTGGATGTAGTAGTTCTGACCTTCGGTCAATCCGGTCAATTCCTCTACTGAGGTATAGCCGAATGGAGCTTCATCTCCACCGTCCTCATCACAGCCGATCTCCACCAGACTAGTGAGGTCGGAACAATCACCCGTCAATTCATAGATGGCGATATGCGTATCATGTAATTCGGTATCCGCAAGGTCGGTGGATACGGTCACTTCACCAGATGCAGGCGCAGTGAATTCGAACCAGACCGTTTCAAGGGTTCCGGTCACTCCGAAACAGGAGCCTTCTGCTTCACCTGCTTCTGGAGTACTCCCTTCGGTATTGAACATCATAAAGGGATCATTGACGATCAATGTCGCAGCTCCACACAGGTCATCATTGTCAGGAGGGAGAGAAGCGGTCTCGAATAGGAAGGGTCCGGCCACTTGGGTCGAATCATCCACATCACATGCTTCTTGAAGGTAGAGTTCATAGTTGGAGCTGATCAGTAGACCAGGGATGGTCACCGGAGGTCCATCGACCCCAACTGTACCTGTGATCACCGTTCCGGTTCCAGGGGTGAATCCTTCTAGACCGTATTCGATGACGAATGTGGCACCCGGGTTATACGGAGGCCAAGAGATAGTAGCGAAATCGAAACCGGCTGTATCGACCTGGATCTCAAAGACACTGGTAGACTGACAAGTCTCCAAAGTCTGCATGAAGTAGGGGCCGAGCACATCGGTAGAATCTCCAGGGCTACATACCGCTTGGAAATAGTAATCATAGACAGTCGCAGCATCCAATCCAGGTAGATGTGCAGGAGGGCCATCGGTACCGATCACCCCAGTGGCTACCATTCCGGTACCGGGTGTAAAACCATCTGGACCATACTCAATGTAGTAGGTGGCACCTATGTTGATCGCATCCCACTCGATGTAAGCATCGGTGGCCGAAACAGAATCCACAAAGAAGGAGAACTGACCTGGTGTCGGGCATGTAGGTGGCTCATATACACAGATGTTGAAAGCACCTTCCACGTTTCCTCCGAATTCCCAAACAGCAGCGTAATAGGTCTCACCGGGAGTGAGTCCGAAAGCTTCGATGAGTGAGAAGAGTCCTTCTCCACCATCGTCATCGC contains these protein-coding regions:
- a CDS encoding ABC transporter permease; its protein translation is MNRSQGLWKGLWSDPLARAGLLVIVIFSMVAIAGAYLRPDSSSFANEQHLALARSAPGTEVKFFSVAKDVPTSNVPLQGLFFGGLEQGHERYPFDSVQIGDNELALYLDGHQTYRSDRIAGRPLARLSHGEAMQSVDEYTEHQTFVLGTDSFGRDMLSRLMGGSMISLSVGFISVLISLLIGITLGAIAGYFRGVTDGLIMWLINVIWSIPTLLMVIAITLVMGKGFVQVFIAVGLTMWVEVARVVRGQFLSIRELPYLEAGRSMGYSSRRLIFKHMLPNAMGPVIVISAANFASAILIEAGLSFLGIGTQIPMPSWGGMIKEHYAYITTDMAYLAILPGICITLLVLSLMLIGNRLRDILDVRTA
- a CDS encoding DUF3127 domain-containing protein, producing the protein MAFSIVGKIKVIKETQQITDTFRKREFVLTDDSSNYPQHILFQLTQDNCDLLNGFVEGEEIKIMFNIRGREWTSPQNEVKFFNSLDVWKVERTADTVAPQASASAPAPTAIPPLPQEDDDLPF
- a CDS encoding T9SS type A sorting domain-containing protein — encoded protein: MIRKLLSSIVLIASISAFAQPDNDTCADAQFIAMGGPEICIPTQGNNIAAGSDSLTPGCANYQGGEVWFTFIVPSSGIAIIETSADTSGNIDTGMAAYVGSCDDLTLLDCNDDGGVGLYSLIELTGLTPGSQMFVAVWEYGGNAEGFFNICAYQPPVCPDIEANTFETDSTSVDYISVTWESFSPGSQFTVEYGPEGFELGTGTQITGITGTDGPPVEVTGLDTFSFYDFYLWAVCDPENATDTIMDTFNTAPGILANDDCETATLLPVNGPNECIPTVGFNDGATDSGVPHPCAFYQGGDVWFSFVAPPGGAVYVETSNAGGFTDGGLALYGGDCAGGLELIDCDDDGGEGLFSLIEAFGLTPGETYYAAVWEFGGNVEGAFNICVYEPPTCPTPGQFSFFVDSVSATDAYIEWDAINIGATYYIEYGPDGFTPGTGMVATGVIGTDGPPAHLPGLDAATVYDYYFQAVCSPGDSTDVLGPYFMQTLETCQSTSVFEIQVDTAGFDFATISWPPYNPGATFVIEYGLEGFTPGTGTVITGTVGVDGPPVTIPGLLISSNYELYLQEACDVDDSTQVAGPFLFETASLPPDNDDLCGAATLIVNDPFMMFNTEGSTPEAGEAEGSCFGVTGTLETVWFEFTAPASGEVTVSTDLADTELHDTHIAIYELTGDCSDLTSLVEIGCDEDGGDEAPFGYTSVEELTGLTEGQNYYIQVDGWAEQDGEFGIRVFEDVISVEEFVSQGFSLFPNPSEGQVTLTSGDMNGLVDIEVIDMNGRTTYVERAVLEATRPVILDLEELEAGIYMVRVLNSEGFSIQRLVIE